Proteins encoded in a region of the Dorea longicatena genome:
- a CDS encoding MptD family putative ECF transporter S component, with protein sequence MSSQKKSSRLEGKDLITIGIYTVIYVVIVMLVAMLGFIPIFIPLMAVLCPLIGGIPYMLYVTKAKKFGMTAIMGFLIGLIMVFFGNGYLTMVTGLVGGLLADVILKKADYKSAKSTVLSCGVFSIWVFGNFAPIFLNRESYMVMLTEGYGAEYAATLNTYMPMWIAPILLVACFVFGLVGGVIGKAICKKHFQRAGIA encoded by the coding sequence ATGAGTTCCCAGAAAAAAAGTTCCCGGCTTGAGGGAAAAGATTTAATTACTATCGGCATCTACACCGTCATCTATGTCGTGATTGTTATGCTGGTGGCGATGCTTGGCTTTATCCCCATTTTTATTCCGCTGATGGCGGTGCTGTGCCCTTTGATTGGCGGCATCCCCTATATGCTGTATGTTACAAAGGCTAAAAAATTCGGGATGACTGCAATCATGGGTTTCCTGATTGGCCTAATCATGGTGTTCTTCGGCAACGGCTATCTTACTATGGTAACTGGTCTCGTTGGCGGCCTGTTGGCCGACGTGATCCTGAAAAAGGCGGACTACAAAAGTGCAAAGAGCACAGTTCTTTCCTGCGGCGTGTTCAGCATCTGGGTGTTTGGCAACTTTGCTCCCATTTTCCTGAACCGTGAAAGCTATATGGTAATGTTGACTGAAGGATACGGCGCTGAATATGCAGCTACCCTTAATACATATATGCCTATGTGGATTGCGCCTATTCTGCTGGTTGCCTGCTTTGTGTTTGGCCTTGTCGGAGGTGTGATTGGGAAAGCCATTTGCAAAAAGCACTTCCAGCGTGCCGGTATTGCATAA
- a CDS encoding lysozyme family protein produces the protein MKDIKTKEVTTKPKTKNPASRIPKELMRTAILESKEKSQTIANARDNDMEEQSPSEYASGKVASAEEWAARKSGRTVTSAGKTAAQTSYEKIKLRVTGKKEAEKEAARGTGDTQAPDPVSREAPEQKNREQTSENVKIKSREAQEAQIKDVQIQKAKRQKAVSDAIKTKEQKIRVARETPRIQNGQELSGTKQFSIRDQSRKKAVADTARQNAICQKQPETIRIKEKPRKQLEPKTIQRRTIKTAPPSAKISIQPEQKLRVASSNALTTRMQKQMERRAAKQAAKKAALQTSDGIRRIQKTARAGENTFKAARAAVEVVAKTVQSMIAALGAAGAVMVLLLVIMVGIIGGAAFSGSSESNEALSQEVLSYTATIQKYANQYGIPEYVSVIQAIMMQESGGRGTDPMQSSECPYNTRYSNSPNAIQDADYSIQVGIQYYADCLREAGCTSPQDMDKLKLSLQGYNYGNGYITWAIQKYGGYSAENALQFSNEQAASHGWSAYGDPEYVPHVLRYYSSGGLFAGLFGGNGQIVSVALTQLGNEGGQKFWSWYGFDSHVAWCACFASWCGDQAGLIESGKMPKFSLCDDGIAWFQSKGKWKSRGYSPAPGTLIFFDWNGDGTSDHVGIVEKTEGSTVYTVEGNSSDAVNKRSYDINNGTIMGYGIL, from the coding sequence ATGAAGGATATCAAAACCAAAGAAGTCACAACAAAACCAAAGACTAAAAATCCTGCCTCCAGAATCCCGAAGGAGCTGATGCGGACGGCCATACTGGAGAGCAAGGAAAAGTCCCAGACCATCGCAAATGCCAGGGATAATGACATGGAGGAACAGTCCCCATCCGAGTATGCCAGTGGAAAAGTCGCATCCGCAGAGGAATGGGCTGCCAGAAAGTCTGGCAGAACTGTAACCAGCGCCGGAAAGACAGCAGCACAGACTTCCTACGAGAAGATCAAACTGAGAGTTACTGGCAAAAAAGAAGCGGAGAAAGAAGCTGCCAGAGGAACAGGGGACACACAGGCTCCCGATCCGGTCAGTCGGGAAGCACCAGAGCAAAAGAATCGGGAACAGACATCTGAGAACGTGAAGATTAAAAGCCGGGAAGCTCAGGAAGCACAGATCAAAGATGTCCAGATCCAGAAAGCCAAGCGGCAAAAGGCGGTTTCAGATGCTATCAAAACAAAAGAACAGAAAATTCGGGTAGCCAGAGAGACACCGAGAATCCAGAATGGACAGGAACTATCAGGAACGAAGCAGTTCTCCATCCGAGACCAGAGCCGGAAAAAGGCAGTCGCAGATACTGCAAGACAGAATGCCATCTGCCAGAAACAGCCGGAAACCATCCGGATCAAGGAAAAGCCACGGAAACAGTTGGAGCCGAAGACCATACAGCGGCGTACTATTAAGACCGCCCCTCCATCTGCGAAGATTAGCATCCAGCCAGAGCAGAAGCTCCGTGTAGCCAGTTCCAATGCCCTGACAACCCGGATGCAGAAGCAGATGGAACGAAGGGCAGCGAAACAGGCGGCGAAGAAAGCAGCCTTGCAGACTTCTGATGGAATCCGTCGGATACAGAAAACGGCAAGGGCAGGGGAGAATACATTCAAGGCAGCTAGAGCCGCCGTGGAAGTGGTAGCGAAAACCGTGCAGTCCATGATAGCTGCACTGGGAGCCGCCGGAGCGGTCATGGTTCTGCTTCTGGTTATCATGGTCGGGATCATTGGCGGTGCGGCATTCTCTGGAAGCTCAGAGAGCAACGAAGCACTCAGCCAGGAAGTACTTTCCTATACGGCAACCATCCAGAAATACGCCAACCAGTATGGAATCCCCGAATACGTTTCCGTGATACAGGCAATCATGATGCAGGAATCTGGCGGCCGGGGGACCGATCCCATGCAGAGCAGTGAGTGCCCATACAACACCCGGTATTCCAACAGCCCGAATGCCATCCAGGATGCGGACTACTCCATACAGGTAGGAATCCAGTATTATGCGGACTGCCTAAGAGAAGCCGGATGCACCAGCCCACAGGACATGGACAAGCTGAAGCTGTCCCTGCAAGGGTATAACTACGGAAACGGGTACATAACGTGGGCGATTCAGAAATATGGCGGCTACAGTGCAGAAAATGCCCTGCAGTTTTCCAATGAGCAGGCTGCTTCGCATGGCTGGAGTGCCTATGGTGATCCAGAATACGTCCCTCACGTTCTGCGGTATTATTCCAGCGGCGGATTGTTTGCCGGCTTGTTTGGAGGCAACGGCCAGATCGTATCCGTGGCACTTACCCAGCTTGGAAATGAAGGAGGCCAGAAGTTCTGGTCATGGTATGGATTTGACAGCCATGTGGCGTGGTGTGCCTGCTTTGCCAGCTGGTGTGGGGATCAGGCAGGACTGATCGAGAGCGGCAAGATGCCGAAGTTCTCCCTGTGCGATGACGGAATCGCATGGTTCCAGAGCAAGGGGAAATGGAAGAGCAGAGGATACTCGCCAGCACCCGGAACCCTGATCTTCTTTGACTGGAACGGGGACGGAACCTCAGACCATGTGGGAATCGTGGAGAAAACTGAGGGAAGTACCGTATATACGGTAGAGGGAAACTCCAGTGATGCCGTGAACAAGAGAAGCTATGATATCAATAACGGAACGATCATGGGATACGGCATACTTTGA
- the mobQ gene encoding MobQ family relaxase encodes MALFHLSVTQTKRSAGQSAIASAAYRAGERLYSEYYGEYSDYTRKGGVICSDILLPSHAPPEYADRQTLWNAVEKAERGKNAQLAYSFDIALQNEFSLEENIALARQFLLENFVSRGMVVDLAVHQPDREDGGIPNPHFHVLCPIRPIEQNGKWGLKQRRVYELDEDGNRIRDGDGKFVFNAVPTTDWGSPETLEHWRQTWAELCNAKFAEKGLDVRIDHRSYERQGVELLPTVHEGATVRAMEKKGIRTEKGEFNRWIRATNAVIRDIKKKIALLFDWIAEAKAELAKPQAPDLVSLLNAYYTQRRAGAYSQKGKVSNLKEMNDTFNYLRANGIYSLEDLERRVSEHSAATESLKKTLDEQTARMKAIKQLYDSSAAFQSLKPVYDGLQKIKFEKPRAKYKAEHEAELKQFYAARRKLTGEFPDGKVDMKKLTEEYDELEQAHNTTYGEFKTVRDDLHRLWKVKSCVDTAARFNERTEEQKLQNRPQTRHKKEDMTR; translated from the coding sequence ATGGCACTATTTCATCTGAGCGTCACGCAGACTAAGCGAAGCGCAGGACAGTCCGCTATTGCTTCTGCCGCCTACCGTGCCGGGGAGCGATTGTATAGCGAGTATTACGGCGAATACAGCGACTACACCCGCAAGGGCGGCGTGATCTGCTCTGACATTCTCCTGCCGTCCCATGCACCGCCCGAATACGCAGACCGCCAGACCCTATGGAACGCCGTGGAAAAAGCCGAGCGTGGAAAGAACGCCCAGCTTGCATACAGCTTTGACATTGCCTTGCAGAATGAATTTTCCCTTGAGGAAAACATCGCTCTTGCAAGGCAATTTTTATTGGAGAACTTTGTGAGCCGGGGCATGGTGGTTGACCTCGCCGTACACCAGCCAGACCGGGAGGACGGCGGCATACCCAATCCACATTTTCATGTGCTTTGCCCTATCCGCCCCATCGAGCAGAACGGCAAATGGGGACTAAAGCAACGCCGGGTGTATGAGCTGGACGAGGACGGCAACCGTATCCGAGACGGAGACGGAAAGTTTGTGTTCAACGCCGTTCCCACTACCGACTGGGGCAGTCCCGAAACGCTGGAACATTGGCGGCAGACATGGGCGGAACTATGCAACGCCAAGTTTGCGGAGAAAGGGCTTGATGTTCGTATCGACCACCGAAGCTATGAGCGTCAGGGCGTGGAGCTTCTTCCCACCGTCCATGAGGGCGCAACCGTCCGGGCAATGGAGAAGAAAGGCATACGCACCGAGAAAGGCGAGTTCAACCGCTGGATCAGAGCAACCAATGCCGTTATCCGGGACATCAAGAAGAAAATCGCTCTCCTGTTTGATTGGATTGCCGAAGCAAAAGCGGAGCTTGCCAAGCCGCAGGCACCCGACCTTGTTTCTCTGCTGAACGCCTATTACACCCAGCGCAGAGCCGGGGCATATTCGCAGAAAGGCAAGGTCAGCAACCTAAAGGAGATGAACGATACTTTCAATTATCTCCGGGCAAACGGCATTTACTCCCTTGAGGATTTGGAACGCCGTGTCAGCGAACACAGTGCTGCCACAGAGAGCTTGAAGAAAACGCTGGACGAACAGACCGCCCGAATGAAAGCAATTAAGCAGCTCTATGACAGCTCCGCTGCTTTCCAGAGCTTGAAGCCTGTCTATGACGGCTTGCAGAAAATCAAGTTTGAGAAGCCCAGAGCTAAGTACAAGGCAGAGCATGAAGCGGAACTGAAACAGTTCTACGCCGCCAGACGTAAGCTGACCGGAGAGTTCCCGGACGGCAAGGTGGATATGAAAAAGCTGACCGAAGAGTATGACGAGCTGGAACAGGCGCACAACACCACCTATGGCGAGTTTAAGACCGTCAGAGACGATTTACACCGCCTTTGGAAGGTCAAGTCATGTGTAGATACTGCCGCCCGATTTAACGAGCGCACAGAGGAACAAAAGCTCCAAAATCGACCCCAAACACGACACAAAAAGGAGGATATGACACGATGA
- a CDS encoding helix-turn-helix domain-containing protein gives MTNQYMTKLYHDLLSNSPQTVTIDIPADMGTGQISQVVTKQGAVVSDWKMNYFSDMNVQGVSCEDYIQLLFCFNDGVSWNIADARQSVSIQKGESCIYRGHGKMEYLCYSGKKDFLFKNIKIPMPYFHKILNDYFEDSEINAYEKKLLTGISKVSVTPYMEHIFAEVKDFTQYRGGLGYLFLESKVFELLSVYLSEVLELSILASTYVAISRSDRDSIIEAKRIIDSQLALAPSCEELARQVNISTSKLTKGFSSLFGTSVHAYVIDQRLEKAASLLLESNLNVSQVAILVGYSKASNFAAAFKRKYGVNPKNYKAEATIG, from the coding sequence ATGACAAACCAATATATGACGAAGCTGTATCACGATCTGCTCTCCAACTCTCCGCAGACAGTGACAATAGATATTCCGGCTGATATGGGAACAGGTCAGATTTCGCAAGTTGTTACAAAGCAAGGAGCTGTTGTATCAGACTGGAAAATGAACTATTTTTCAGATATGAATGTGCAGGGTGTAAGCTGCGAAGATTATATTCAACTTTTATTTTGCTTCAATGATGGCGTATCGTGGAATATTGCAGATGCGCGTCAAAGTGTCAGCATCCAGAAAGGCGAATCCTGCATTTATCGAGGACATGGTAAAATGGAATACTTGTGTTATTCCGGGAAGAAAGATTTTCTTTTCAAGAATATAAAAATTCCCATGCCCTATTTTCACAAAATTTTGAATGACTACTTTGAAGATAGTGAAATAAACGCTTATGAAAAGAAATTACTGACAGGAATTTCAAAAGTGAGCGTTACCCCGTATATGGAACACATTTTTGCGGAGGTAAAAGATTTTACGCAATATCGCGGCGGGTTGGGATACCTGTTTCTGGAAAGCAAGGTCTTTGAGCTGCTATCGGTATATTTGAGCGAGGTCCTGGAGCTGAGTATTCTCGCGTCAACCTACGTTGCAATTTCCAGAAGTGACCGGGATTCCATCATAGAGGCAAAGCGAATTATTGACAGCCAGCTTGCCCTGGCTCCGAGCTGCGAGGAATTGGCGCGGCAGGTCAATATCAGCACTTCAAAATTGACGAAGGGCTTTTCCTCCCTGTTCGGAACATCGGTTCATGCGTATGTCATCGACCAGCGGTTAGAAAAGGCGGCAAGCCTGTTGTTAGAAAGTAATTTGAATGTCAGCCAGGTGGCTATACTGGTGGGATATTCAAAAGCGAGCAATTTCGCAGCGGCCTTCAAAAGGAAATACGGAGTGAATCCGAAAAACTATAAAGCAGAAGCTACGATTGGATAA
- a CDS encoding DUF4313 domain-containing protein, which translates to MEEPKTLSYDWQYGREELFLRVDGYMSDDNLYIGLYHMEDGYPESFADLTVNLPFAPLGGINEAYIDHNFSKEKLRFIKQHKLGTIQPDTASSGYCIFQRVAFDLKKLAELDPEGTKRFMERNGIRQRDVPKQKQKKKQRLQRER; encoded by the coding sequence ATGGAAGAACCAAAGACACTGAGCTACGACTGGCAGTATGGCCGGGAGGAATTATTTCTCAGGGTAGACGGTTACATGAGCGATGACAATCTCTATATCGGGCTTTACCATATGGAAGATGGATACCCGGAAAGCTTTGCAGACCTTACGGTAAACCTGCCTTTTGCTCCGCTGGGCGGTATCAATGAAGCCTATATCGACCACAATTTCAGTAAAGAAAAGCTTCGTTTTATAAAGCAGCATAAGCTGGGAACGATACAGCCGGATACCGCATCCTCCGGTTACTGCATTTTCCAGAGGGTTGCATTCGACCTGAAAAAACTGGCAGAGCTTGATCCGGAAGGAACAAAAAGATTTATGGAAAGAAATGGCATCCGGCAAAGGGATGTACCAAAACAGAAACAAAAGAAAAAACAGAGATTACAAAGAGAAAGGTAG
- a CDS encoding PrgI family protein, giving the protein MEVKMNKEIRDYQESMFWGLSFRQCLFSVLAILAALGIYFVTRKYAGEQVTGWLCILGAAPFAACGFFRYHGMTAEQFAWAVIKSELLYPKRLVFKSENLYFSCMEESLRLGEKMMGNGAELLEKKRTKQKKPKKPKKPGGRGDAFD; this is encoded by the coding sequence ATGGAAGTGAAAATGAATAAAGAAATCCGAGACTATCAGGAGTCAATGTTCTGGGGCTTAAGCTTCCGGCAGTGCTTATTTTCGGTACTGGCGATCCTGGCAGCCCTTGGAATCTATTTTGTCACCCGGAAATATGCCGGGGAACAGGTAACCGGATGGCTGTGCATCCTTGGGGCGGCTCCCTTTGCAGCCTGCGGCTTTTTTCGTTACCACGGCATGACGGCAGAACAGTTCGCATGGGCAGTCATCAAATCCGAACTGCTGTACCCGAAACGGCTGGTATTCAAATCAGAGAACCTGTACTTTTCCTGCATGGAAGAGAGCCTGCGGCTGGGTGAAAAGATGATGGGAAACGGAGCGGAGCTTCTGGAGAAGAAGCGGACGAAACAGAAGAAACCAAAGAAGCCAAAGAAGCCAGGAGGAAGGGGTGATGCCTTTGATTAA
- a CDS encoding AAA family ATPase, protein MQYTQAQIDRANAASLEDFLRTQGETLIKSGREYRWKEHDSLTVRGNKWFRHSQSKGGYPIDFVMEFYGKSFPEAVQLLTGESAEGQSEASTAPPTAFHLPLHNRTADRAIQYLCESRGLNKTLVEAFLLSGDIYEDAKRHNVVFVGRDRSGTPRYAHVRGTADPFRQDIAGSDKSYPFRYEGNGNQLFVFEAPIDLLSFICLYPQDWQTRNYLALGGVSGKALDRFLSERKDTRKVFLCLDSDTAGSEACTRLAQSIPGEIAVIRLVPARKDWNDVLRQQGDIPSRKFIAETITLRELPTAQPVPMLRMADVELTSVDWLWFPYIPFGKLTIIQGNPGEGKTYFAMRLAAACTNRKPLPGMETLEPFNIIYQTAEDGLGDTVKPRLMEADADLERVLVIDDRDTPLTLADERIARAIRENNARLVIIDPMQAFLGADVDMNRANEVRPIFRSLGDIAQATGCAIVLIGHLNKAAGTQSTYRGLGSIDITAAVRSLLFIGKLKDSPTTRVLIHEKSSLAPPGQSLAFSLGDEKGFEWIGAYDITADELLAGTDTAKTESKTAQAQMLILELLADGKRMPSAELEKTVNERGISSRTMRTAKSRIGDRLVTEKDGTAWICYLRN, encoded by the coding sequence ATGCAGTACACCCAAGCGCAGATTGACCGGGCAAATGCCGCTAGTCTGGAAGATTTTCTCCGTACACAGGGAGAGACGCTTATCAAAAGCGGACGGGAATACCGCTGGAAAGAACATGACAGCCTGACCGTCCGGGGAAACAAATGGTTTCGCCACAGCCAGAGCAAGGGCGGCTATCCCATTGATTTTGTCATGGAGTTTTACGGCAAGTCCTTTCCCGAAGCAGTCCAGCTCTTAACCGGCGAAAGCGCCGAGGGACAGAGCGAAGCCAGCACAGCACCGCCCACAGCGTTTCACTTGCCCTTGCACAACAGAACAGCCGACAGAGCAATTCAATATCTTTGCGAAAGCCGAGGTCTCAACAAAACGCTTGTTGAGGCTTTTCTTCTTTCCGGGGATATTTACGAGGACGCAAAGCGGCACAATGTTGTGTTTGTCGGCAGAGACCGAAGCGGTACGCCGAGATACGCCCATGTGCGAGGAACGGCAGACCCATTCAGACAGGACATTGCCGGGTCTGACAAGTCCTATCCGTTCCGCTATGAGGGAAACGGCAACCAGCTCTTTGTCTTTGAAGCACCGATAGACCTTTTGTCCTTTATCTGCCTTTATCCGCAGGATTGGCAGACAAGAAATTATCTTGCCCTGGGCGGCGTTTCGGGCAAAGCCCTTGACCGTTTCCTTTCTGAACGCAAGGACACACGAAAAGTGTTCCTCTGCCTTGACAGCGACACCGCAGGAAGCGAAGCCTGTACCCGACTGGCACAGTCCATTCCCGGCGAGATCGCCGTCATTCGCCTTGTCCCGGCAAGGAAAGACTGGAACGATGTTCTCCGTCAGCAGGGGGACATTCCCAGCCGCAAATTCATAGCCGAGACAATCACGCTGCGAGAGTTGCCCACCGCCCAGCCTGTCCCCATGCTCCGTATGGCAGATGTGGAGCTGACGAGCGTGGATTGGCTATGGTTTCCGTATATCCCATTTGGAAAGCTGACCATCATACAGGGCAACCCCGGCGAGGGCAAGACCTACTTTGCTATGCGCCTTGCGGCGGCTTGCACCAACCGAAAGCCCTTACCCGGTATGGAGACACTTGAGCCTTTCAATATCATCTATCAGACCGCCGAGGACGGTCTGGGCGATACCGTTAAGCCCCGGCTGATGGAAGCTGACGCAGACCTTGAACGAGTGCTTGTTATTGATGATAGAGACACGCCGCTGACCCTTGCTGATGAGCGCATCGCAAGAGCAATCCGAGAGAACAACGCAAGGCTGGTTATCATTGACCCGATGCAGGCGTTTCTGGGCGCAGATGTGGACATGAACCGGGCAAATGAAGTCCGTCCCATCTTCCGTAGTCTGGGAGACATTGCACAGGCTACCGGATGCGCTATCGTGCTGATCGGACACCTGAACAAAGCCGCAGGAACGCAAAGCACCTATCGGGGATTAGGGTCTATCGACATTACGGCGGCAGTCCGCAGTCTGCTTTTTATCGGCAAGCTGAAGGACAGCCCCACAACGAGGGTGCTTATCCATGAGAAAAGCTCCCTTGCGCCGCCCGGACAGTCCCTTGCCTTTTCTCTGGGAGACGAGAAAGGCTTTGAATGGATAGGAGCTTATGACATTACCGCCGACGAGCTTCTTGCCGGGACAGACACCGCCAAGACCGAGAGCAAGACCGCACAAGCGCAAATGCTCATTCTGGAACTGCTGGCAGATGGAAAGCGTATGCCAAGTGCAGAGCTGGAAAAGACGGTCAATGAGCGTGGGATTTCCTCACGCACCATGAGAACGGCAAAGAGCCGTATCGGGGACAGGCTTGTGACCGAGAAAGACGGCACAGCATGGATCTGCTATCTCCGCAACTGA
- a CDS encoding DUF3847 domain-containing protein, whose product MTKPKTLDQLRAEKERAETQLAQEKHKLERLENRKKYLEKGERTKRTHRLCNLGGTIESLAPEVKDLTRTEMTELMEHIFSLSEVQRAVRHMAITHTNQANREKELKADGTISSERHAD is encoded by the coding sequence ATGACAAAACCGAAAACCCTCGATCAGCTTCGAGCCGAAAAGGAACGAGCTGAGACGCAGCTTGCACAGGAGAAGCACAAGCTGGAGCGTCTGGAGAACAGAAAGAAGTATCTGGAGAAAGGCGAACGCACCAAGCGCACCCACCGCCTTTGCAATCTGGGCGGCACGATTGAGAGCCTTGCCCCGGAGGTCAAAGATCTCACACGCACCGAAATGACAGAGCTGATGGAACACATCTTTTCTCTGTCCGAAGTCCAGCGAGCCGTCCGGCACATGGCGATTACTCACACCAACCAAGCGAACAGAGAAAAGGAGCTGAAAGCCGATGGCACTATTTCATCTGAGCGTCACGCAGACTAA
- a CDS encoding energy-coupling factor transporter transmembrane component T — MAREILLSKKTEQGLRLDPRTKLLLIFIISIFVMGGTGGEAMGLIRLVLCTVPAILLLTSKQCAKAVGYIAVFSAFYAVQIYVLPHLTGILNFLVLFTTGFFCRILPSVAIAAYAVKTTTVSELISGMERIHMPKEVTIPLTVMFRFFPTVFQESEAISDAMKMRGIKLGGKKSSKILEYKLIPMITCSVKIGEELSAAAITRGLGAPVKRTNICQLKFNFADVVLILFCCFVVFWAIASPIISAGGILP; from the coding sequence ATGGCGCGGGAAATTCTGCTCAGCAAAAAAACAGAACAAGGGTTACGGCTCGATCCGCGTACAAAACTGTTGCTCATCTTCATCATAAGCATTTTTGTCATGGGTGGAACAGGCGGAGAAGCTATGGGGCTGATCCGCCTTGTTCTTTGTACGGTTCCGGCTATATTGCTGCTTACCTCGAAACAATGTGCAAAAGCTGTGGGCTATATTGCTGTGTTTTCTGCTTTTTATGCTGTTCAAATTTATGTTTTGCCGCACCTTACGGGAATATTGAATTTCCTCGTTCTGTTTACAACAGGATTCTTCTGCCGAATCCTTCCCAGTGTTGCGATTGCTGCCTATGCAGTGAAAACAACAACGGTCAGTGAATTGATTTCCGGCATGGAAAGAATCCATATGCCTAAAGAAGTGACGATCCCCTTAACGGTCATGTTCCGCTTCTTTCCAACTGTCTTTCAGGAGTCAGAAGCAATCAGTGACGCTATGAAAATGCGTGGGATTAAACTTGGAGGGAAAAAATCTTCAAAAATATTGGAGTATAAGCTGATCCCGATGATTACCTGCTCCGTGAAAATCGGTGAGGAACTTTCCGCTGCGGCAATTACCCGTGGCCTCGGCGCTCCTGTCAAACGCACAAACATTTGCCAGCTTAAATTCAATTTTGCCGATGTGGTGCTGATCTTGTTTTGTTGCTTTGTAGTGTTTTGGGCGATTGCTTCCCCGATAATTTCCGCAGGAGGGATTTTGCCATGA
- a CDS encoding transposon-encoded TnpW family protein, producing the protein MNNTATNTATCPTVRKQIGKTTYIVRVHFSQTAKETMEDKIKRLLREEVRKM; encoded by the coding sequence ATGAACAATACCGCAACCAACACCGCCACTTGCCCGACTGTCAGAAAGCAGATCGGAAAGACAACCTATATCGTCCGTGTGCATTTCAGCCAGACCGCAAAAGAGACGATGGAGGACAAAATCAAGCGTCTGCTCCGTGAGGAAGTCCGCAAAATGTAA